One region of Malania oleifera isolate guangnan ecotype guangnan chromosome 6, ASM2987363v1, whole genome shotgun sequence genomic DNA includes:
- the LOC131158595 gene encoding transcription factor BHLH089-like: MEPPSEDANAKRCRRAENTEGNESGTVKTGEETKKGCTSAAEEWDQKQAKPVPKPPEPPKDYIHVRARRGQATDSHSLVERVHREKISERMKLLQDLVLGCNKVTGKAPTATIIVTAATTT; this comes from the exons ATGGAGCCACCCAGCGAGGATGCAAATGCAAAACGATGCAGGAGGGCTGAAAATACCGAAGGAAATGAAAGTGGAACGGTTAAAACAGGGGAAGAAACAAAGAAGGGATGCACTTCTGCTGCAGAGGAATGGGATCAGAAGCAAGCCAAGCCTGTTCCCAAGCCTCCCGAGCCCCCAAAAGACTACATTCATGTTAGAGCGAGAAGGGGTCAAGCTACTGATAGCCATAGTCTTGTAGAAAGA GTTCATAGGGAAAAGATTAGCGAAAGAATGAAACTTCTACAAGATCTAGTACTAGGTTGCAATAAG GTCACCGGGAAAGCACCTACCGCTACCATCATCGTCACTGCTGCAACCACCACTTAG